From the genome of Triticum aestivum cultivar Chinese Spring chromosome 3B, IWGSC CS RefSeq v2.1, whole genome shotgun sequence, one region includes:
- the LOC123066491 gene encoding chitinase CLP produces the protein MRQPEPLHCLLLLTVASLCGLARTVAAGDDGGMPLVTAITKDAATSLYTAPLRDTRPLVLDLSGPMVWTTCDGPSHDTLDCSSDACTRAHRFQPPNCPQTGYGEHDARNRCKCTAHPHNPVSGYTASGDVTRVTLSANATDGKNPLYEVSFTAVASCAPALLLAKLPAGAAGVAGLARSGVALPAQVADTQRVGNKFALCLPSAGSGAGVAIFGGGPLFLLPPGRPDVNASLAGYTPLRKHGESPGYYISADKGIAVNQAPLQLDNGYGSPLVLGLCSTTPYTALRPDVYRAFIKAFDTATAGRARITPAVVPFELCYNSTELGSTRLGYAVPQIDLMLEGGRNWTVFGGNSMVQVNDNTACLAFVEMKQGEVDKQGGSPAAVIGGFQMENNLLVFDEENQRLGFSSLLWGRQTTCSNFNFTMAA, from the coding sequence ATGCGGCAACCCGAACCCCTCCACTGTCTCCTCCTCCTCACGGTCGCCTCGCTCTGCGGGCTAGCGCGCACGGTGGCGGCGGGCGACGACGGCGGCATGCCGCTGGTCACCGCGATCACCAAGGACGCGGCCACCTCGCTCTACACCGCGCCGCTCCGGGACACCCGCCCGCTCGTCCTCGACCTCTCCGGCCCCATGGTCTGGACCACCTGCGACGGGCCCTCCCATGACACGCTCGACTGCAGCAGCGACGcctgcacgcgcgcgcaccggttCCAGCCGCCCAACTGCCCGCAGACCGGCTACGGCGAGCACGACGCCCGCAACCGCTGCAAGTGCACCGCGCACCCGCACAACCCCGTCTCCGGCTACACCGCGTCGGGGGACGTGACGCGCGTCACGCTCTCCGCCAACGCCACCGACGGGAAGAACCCTCTGTATGAGGTGTCGTTCACCGCCGTGGCATCCTGCGCGCCGGCGTTGCTCCTGGCCAAGCTGCCGGCGGGGGCGGCCGGCGTCGCGGGGCTCGCGCGCTCGGGCGTCGCGCTCCCGGCGCAGGTCGCGGACACGCAGAGGGTCGGTAACAAGTTCGCGCTCTGCCTTCCCAGCGCCGGCTCCGGCGCCGGCGTGGCCATCTTCGGCGGGGGCccgctcttcctcctcccgccgggcCGGCCGGACGTCAACGCGTCCCTGGCCGGCTACACGCCGCTGCGAAAGCACGGCGAGTCCCCCGGGTACTACATCTCGGCCGACAAGGGCATCGCCGTGAACCAGGCGCCGCTGCAGCTCGACAATGGATACGGCTCACCGCTGGTCCTCGGGCTGTGCTCCACGACCCCGTACACGGCGCTCCGGCCCGACGTGTACCGTGCGTTCATCAAGGCGTTCGATACGGCCACGGCGGGCAGGGCGAGGATCACACCGGCGGTGGTACCGTTCGAGCTGTGCTATAACTCGACGGAGCTGGGGTCGACGCGGCTGGGCTACGCCGTGCCTCAGATCGACCTGATGCTGGAGGGCGGCAGGAACTGGACGGTGTTCGGCGGCAACTCCATGGTGCAGGTGAACGACAACACGGCGTGCCTCGCGTTCGTGGAGATGAAGCAGGGGGAGGTGGACAAGCAGGGCGGGTCGCCGGCGGCGGTGATCGGGGGGTTCCAGATGGAGAACAACCTGCTGGTGTTCGACGAGGAGAATCAGCGGCTCGGCTTCAGCTCGCTGCTCTGGGGCAGGCAGACGACGTGCAGCAACTTCAATTTCACCATGGCTGCCTAG